The Methanobacterium sp. BAmetb5 genome includes a region encoding these proteins:
- a CDS encoding fumarate hydratase yields the protein MISQERVEEEICRLYKEAVIKLPEDVKNALEHAFKIEDDETALLNLKAILDNIKAAEEMNIPLCQDTGLPIVFVKMGKVEVENLKEGIVKGVQRATGEVPLRPNVVDPLTRQNTGNNSGRFIPLIDLELVDNDELEITIFPKGFGSENNNALKMALPGEGEEGIKQFVLDTVLSAGGKPCPPIVVGVGIGGSSDMALKLAKKALLRKVGEHHPEERMAHLEREMLEMVNATGIGPMGLGGKTTALDVKIEYADTHTAGLPIGVCIQCWAARRATGTLKTE from the coding sequence ATGCCCTGGAACATGCATTCAAAATTGAAGATGATGAGACTGCTCTTTTAAATTTAAAAGCTATTTTAGATAATATAAAGGCCGCGGAAGAAATGAATATTCCCCTCTGCCAGGATACCGGCCTCCCCATTGTATTTGTTAAGATGGGCAAGGTGGAAGTGGAAAATTTGAAGGAAGGTATTGTTAAGGGTGTGCAAAGAGCCACTGGTGAGGTGCCCTTACGCCCCAATGTGGTGGATCCACTCACCCGACAGAACACCGGGAACAACAGTGGCCGTTTCATTCCCCTGATTGACCTGGAACTGGTGGATAATGATGAACTGGAAATTACCATTTTCCCCAAGGGTTTCGGTTCCGAGAACAACAATGCCCTTAAAATGGCCCTCCCGGGTGAAGGGGAGGAAGGAATTAAGCAGTTTGTCCTGGACACCGTGCTCTCAGCCGGAGGAAAACCGTGCCCCCCCATCGTGGTAGGAGTGGGAATTGGTGGATCATCGGATATGGCCTTGAAACTGGCCAAGAAAGCCCTTCTCCGGAAAGTTGGAGAGCACCACCCCGAGGAGAGAATGGCCCACTTGGAGAGAGAAATGTTGGAAATGGTTAATGCCACGGGAATCGGCCCCATGGGTTTAGGGGGTAAAACCACCGCCCTGGATGTTAAAATAGAATACGCAGACACCCACACTGCCGGTCTTCCCATAGGAGTTTGTATACAGTGCTGGGCTGCCCGCAGGGCGACTGGAACTTTAAAAACAGAATAA